One Megalops cyprinoides isolate fMegCyp1 chromosome 17, fMegCyp1.pri, whole genome shotgun sequence DNA window includes the following coding sequences:
- the pth2 gene encoding tuberoinfundibular peptide of 39 residues: MVHLLPSPRSSLLLLTLLGMSVVSSGFPLPRLRPLESSRLASPPISQDVSKLAQWEVLYPSFSLRDWSIQMMSPPEFSAPKPKAELVADDTWLPMSQSQTEALTEESELGKNWPSDSSPRAGNEEKRNIVVADDAAFRQKSKLLTAMERQKWLNSYMQKLLVVNSP, translated from the exons ATGGTTCATCTCCTTCCCTCGCCTCggtcctccctcctccttctcactcTCCTGGGCATGAGCGTGGTGTCCTCAGGCTTCCCATTGCCTCGTCTTCGCCCCCTGGAGAG TTCTCGACTGGCGTCTCCGCCAATCAGCCAAGATGTGTCCAAACTGGCCCAGTGGGAAGTGCTGTatccctccttctcccttcGTGACTGGAGCATTCAGATGATGTCACCTCCGGAGTTCTCTGCCCCCAAACCCAAGGCTGAGCTCGTGGCTGATGACACCTGGCTGCCCATGAGCCAATCACAGACGGAGGCTCTCACAGAGGAGTCAGAACTTGGAAAGAACTGGCCGTCTGATTCGTCCCCACGAGCAGGTAATGAGGAGAAGAGGAATATTGTGGTGGCAGACGATGCTGCATTTCGGCAGAAAAGTAAACTGCTGACGGCCATGGAGAGGCAGAAGTGGCTCAACTCCTACATGCAGAAACTGCTGGTGGTCAATTCCCCATGA
- the LOC118792585 gene encoding ras and Rab interactor 3-like: MTPAFRYGTGLESTREGEVDGGKRLRERNGLEPPPEAGTEAAETCVTRSCEERDAEGPSAQMSIRMMKSAVIAQETGPSSGVTPEPHSPSRLGIKTTLSQGLTPSSPQEPAPPSTLSSTKGPKPFSMPPSPPGPKPYSVPPSPQGPKPYSPTPPPPAPKPSSTSPSIPFFLKGRKPPSLSDTTPPSPQDLMSSSSPGPLAAPALPLTPGPASCSTPDSTTPNPDSSTTPDPTSSITPDSASSATQGPASSSAPSPVSPPTPSSITSPSPGSVSNSISSPGPASSPSPGPFSPPTSPFGLMRSPNPGISVLEKLIKTCPVWLQLGMGPERANSTLQRETPGIFLVRKNPILKKMVLSVRLPDQEGAPQVQDLLIKEEKSLIYLEGSVLVFDDIFKLIAFYCVSRDILPFTLRLPQVIVQATKYEDMEMISNLGSDFWGSSLNRCSDEGRGCTKRADQSHAQNHTNSCEIELSMGNDRLWYVNPIFIEEYCNSQPQATPMVRSQSLTTPGQAQPRYKRPPPLPPRPHPSEELAMAAKQPKDKADGPPLPLAPVCAPSPPTLTSTGKVKQEVNGNSGKQSPQAQQDSSDIACPSAQLPKGSSESTGPAAQLPKSGSDRSGPPVQSLKTSSDKSGPPVQSLKTGSDKSGPAVQSAKNSSGRSGPPAQSPKSSPERSGSAVQSGPQSLPQRRVPPVPPRRRPSEKQPEEAAPEEECDAASKEDGKQDTVAVATLICIDDPSTAEAPPAGEQGAPQEVSAPPETAMSEVNMDTPVNASSVKKPRPVPPPRKKRPSQIIPSLLSEDTGIPEEDAESAPSECAPQPSGTPTPLRRSVPVVDLRGTDVSLYAPEGRAPPLDHDSYSTSSTEEETDAPGGAAATVKRSPAGVLDKAKPRLSIASLSSVFTSFMSVDNKLKKRLVELGRDRESYFGNLVRDYRAFTLETMQKHTSSTEMLQEIRLMMTQLKNYLIQSAELQVLLEPAVYPEEKLEAIIESALVKCVLKPLREAVYSGLRDIHTRDESVRRLEENQQVVLSTTTTDLGVTTSVPEAPVMEKIQLKLSALHKEYSPEKKIALLLKTCKIIYESMSVGCPGKAHGVDDFLPVLMYVVARCNMVALLLDVEYMMELMDPALQLGEGSYYLTTTYGALEHIKNYDKPEVTRQLSLEIQDSINRWERRRTLIKARASRSSVQDFINVSFLEAGSNTKTLGARPNTTTQDLCVQCAEKFEVLEPESYRLCVLVDGEYRLLAPTELPLSVKSSLHHSEPRKNYYFVYRPGSWTKEATPQQPPAPVDSLI; the protein is encoded by the exons ATGACCCCAGCT TTTCGGTACGGAACAGGTCTGGAAAGCaccagagagggagaagtggACGGAGggaagagactgagagagaggaatggacTCGAGCCGCCGCCCGAGGCGGGCACTGAGGCGGCGGAGACGTGCGTGACGCGGAGCTGTGAGGAGCGAGACGCGGAGGGTCCCTCTGCCCAGATGAGCATCAGAATGATGAAGTCAGCTGTTATCGCTCAGGAAACGGGCCCGTCTTCAGG GGTGACTCCTGAACCCCACTCACCCTCCAGACTGGGGATCAAAACCACCTTATCCCAAGGACTCACACCTTCTTCCCCCCAAGAACCTGCACCACCATCCACACTCTCCTCGACCAAAGGGCCCAAACCCTTCTCCATGCCACCATCCCCTCCTGGTCCTAAACCCTACTCCGTACCACCTTCCCCACAAGGTCCCAAACCCTATTCCCCAACGCCTCCCCCACCAGCCCCTAAACCCTCCTCCACGTCACCCTCAATTCCCTTCTTCCTTAAAGGCCGcaagcccccctccctctcagacactactcctccctctccccaagATCTCATGTCTTCCTCTTCTCCAGGCCCCTTGGCAGCCCCCGCACTCCCCCTCACCCCAGGCCCTGCCTCTTGCTCCACCCCTGACTCCACTACCCCTAACCCTGACTCCTCCACAACCCCTGACCCGACCTCCTCCATTACCCCTGACTCCGCATCCTCCGCTACCCAAGGCCCAGCCTCTTCCTCCGCACCAAGCCCCGTCTCTCCCCCCACGCCAAGCTCCATAACATCTCCTTCCCCAGGCTCTGTCTCCAATTCCATCTCCAGCCCAGGCCCTGCCTCCTCCCCTAGCCCTGGCCCCTTTTCCCCACCCACTTCACCTTTCGGCCTCATGCGCTCCCCAAACCCGGGAATCAGTGTCCTGGAGAAGCTTATCAAAACCTGCCCTGTTTGGTTGCAGCTGGGTATGGGACCGGAGCGAGCCAATTCaactctgcagagagagacacccgGG ATCTTCCTGGTGAGGAAGAACCCCATACTGAAGAAGATGGTCCTGTCAGTTCGGCTCCCTGACCAGGAGGGGGCACCACAAGTACAAGATCTGCTCATCAAGGAGGAGAAGTCAT TGATCTATCTTGAGGGCTCAGTATTGGTCTTTGACGACATCTTCAAGCTCATCGCCTTCTACTGCGTCAGCCG AGACATTCTGCCGTTCACCCTGAGGTTACCGCAGGTGATCGTCCAAGCAACGAAGTATGAGGACATGGAGATGATCTCAAACCTGGGCTCCG ATTTCTGGGGCTCCTCCTTGAACCGGTGCTCAGACGAGGGGAGGGGCTGCACAAAGAGAGCCGACCAGAGCCACGCCCAAAACCACACCAACTCGTGCGAGATCGAGCTCTCCATGGGGAATGACAGGCTCTGGTACGTCAACCCCATCTTCATCGAGGAGTACTGCAATAGCCAGCCGCAGGCCACTCCCATGGTCAGGAGCCAGAGCCTGACCACGCCTGGCCAGGCCCAGCCCCGGTACAAGAGGccgcctcccctccccccacggCCCCACCCCTCCGAGGAGCTGGCAATGGCAGCCAAGCAACCAAAAGACAAAGCAGACGGGCCCCCTCTTCCCTTAGCTCCTGTGTGTGCCCCCAGCCCCCCGACCCTGACAAGCACAGGGAAGgtgaaacaggaagtaaatGGCAACAGCGGTAAACAGTCCCCCCAAGCTCAGCAGGACAGCTCAGATATAGCTTGTCCATCTGCACAGTTACCGAAGGGCAGCTCTGAAAGTACAGGTCCAGCTGCGCAGTTACCGAAGAGTGGCTCTGACAGATCAGGTCCACCTGTGCAATCACTGAAGACCAGTTCTGACAAATCAGGTCCACCTGTGCAGTCACTGAAGACCGGTTCTGACAAATCAGGTCCAGCCGTGCAGTCAGCGAAGAACAGTTCAGGCAGATCGGGTCCACCTGCTCAGTCACCGAAAAGCAGCCCTGAGAGATCAGGTTCGGCTGTGCAGTCGGGGCCGCAGTCCCTCCCGCAGAGACGCGTCCCGCCCGTGCCCCCCCGCCGCAGGCCCTCTGAGAAGCAGCCGGAGGAGGCGGCCCCCGAGGAAGAGTGCGACGCTGCATCGAAAGAGGACGGGAAGCAGGACACGGTGGCCGTCGCCACGCTGATCTGCATCGACGACCCGTCTACAGCCgaggcgccccctgctggagaacaAGGTGCACCACAGGAGGTGAGCGCTCCTCCTGAGACGGCTATGAGCGAAGTCAACATGGACACCCCCGTGAATGCCTCCTCAGTGAAAAAACCCCGCCCAGTCCCTCCTCCCCGGAAGAAAAGGCCGTCTCAGATCATACCCTCGCTGCTGTCTGAGGACACGGGCATCCCTGAAGAGGACGCCGAGAGTGCCCCGTCTGAGTGCGCCCCTCAGCCCTCCGGCACCCCGACGCCACTTCGGCGCTCCGTCCCGGTGGTGGACCTGAGGGGCACGGACGTTTCCCTCTACGCCCCCGAGGGCCGGGCGCCGCCCCTTGACCACGACTCCTACTCCACCAGCAGCACGGAGGAGGAGACCGACGCACCGGGCGGCGCCGCGGCGACCGTGAAGCGGAGCCCCGCCGGCGTCCTGGACAAGGCCAAGCCGCGCCTCTCCATCGCCAGCCTCTCCAGCGTCTTCACCAGCTTCATGAGTGTAGACAACAAGCTGAAGAAGCGGCTGGTGGAGCTCGGCCGCGACCGCGAGTCCTACTTCGGCAACCTGGTGCGGGACTACCGCGCCTTCACCCTTGAGACCATGCAGAAGCACACCTCCAGCACCGAGATGCTGCAGGAGATCCGGCTCATGATGACCCAGCTGAAGAACTACCTGATCCAGAGCGCCgagctgcaggtgctgctggagCCTGCTGTTTACCCTGAGGAAAAGCTCG AGGCGATCATTGAGTCAGCGCTGGTGAAGTGCGTCCTGAAGCCGCTGCGCGAGGCCGTGTACTCCGGCCTGCGGGACATCCACACCCGGGACGAGTCCGTCAGGAGGCTGGAGGAGAACCAGCAGGTGGTCCtcagcaccaccaccactgaCCTGGGCGTGACCACCAGCGTGCCCGAGGCGCCCGTCATGGAGAAGATCCAGCTCAAGCTGAGCGCCCTGCACAAGGAGTACTCGCCCGAAAAAAAGATCGCCCTGCTACTCAAGACCTGCAAGATCATCTACGAGTCCATGTCCGTGGGCTGCCCAG GGAAGGCCCATGGTGTGGATGACTTCCTGCCAGTGCTGATGTATGTTGTGGCACGCTGCAACATGGTGGCTCTGCTGCTGGATGTGGAGTACATGATGGAGCTCATGGATCCAGCCCTGCAGCTGGGAGAAG GCTCCTACTACCTGACAACCACGTACGGAGCGCTGGAGCACATCAAGAACTACGACAAGCCTGAGGTGACCCGCCAGCTCAGCCTGGAGATCCAGGACTCCATCAACCGCTGGGAGAGGCGACGCACCCTCATCAAAGCACGAGCATCCCGTTCCAGTGTGCAG GACTTCATCAACGTGTCCTTCCTGGAGGCGGGCTCCAACACAAAGACCCTGGGTGCCCGCCCCAACACCACTACCCAGGACCTGTGCGTGCAATGCGCGGAGAAGTTTGAGGTTCTGGAGCCGGAGTCCTACAGGCTGTGCGTGCTGGTGGACGGAGAGTACCGCCTGTTGGCGCCAACCGAGCTGCCCCTGTCCGTCAAGTCCAGCCTGCACCACAGCGAACCCCGCAAGAATTACTACTTCGTCTATCGTCCGGGGAGCTGGACAAAGGAGGCCACTCCTCAACAGCCCCCCGCCCCAGTGGACAGCCTGATATGA
- the tmem121ab gene encoding transmembrane protein 121Ab has translation MVLPSPDKRHVCLTTIVIMTSMAFMDAYLVEQNQGPRKIGVCIIVLVGDICFLIVLRYVAVWVGAEVKTAKRGYAMILWFLYIFVLEIKLYFIFQNYKADRRNLETVARKALTLLLSICVPGLYLVLVALDSMEYIRTFRKKEDMRGRLFWVALDLLDILDIQANLWEPQRTGLPIWAEGLMFFYCYILLLILPCVSLSEISMHGEHLSPQKMMLYPVLSLVTINVVTILIRAVNMVLFQDSRVSTIFIGKNVVAIATKACTFLEYQRQVKEFPQNAIAMELQQNSVTHNQALPNSTTLPHEQSPAREIIDT, from the coding sequence ATGGTGCTGCCCTCTCCAGACAAGCGCCACGTGTGTCTCACCACCATCGTCATCATGACCAGCATGGCCTTCATGGACGCCTACCTGGTGGAGCAGAACCAGGGCCCGCGGAAGATCGGCGTGTGCATCATCGTGCTGGTGGGGGACATCTGCTTCCTCATCGTGCTACGCTATGTGGCTGTGTGGGTGGGCGCTGAGGTCAAGACGGCCAAACGCGGCTACGCCATGATCCTCTGGTTCCTCTACATCTTCGTGCTGGAGATCAAGCTCTACTTCATCTTCCAGAACTACAAGGCAGACCGGCGGAACCTGGAGACGGTGGCCCGCAAGGCCCTGACGTTGCTGCTGTCCATCTGTGTGCCGGGCCTCTACCTGGTGCTGGTGGCACTGGACAGCATGGAGTACATCCGGACGTTCCGGAAGAAGGAGGACATGCGTGGCCGCCTCTTCTGGGTGGCCCTGGACCTGCTGGACATCCTGGACATCCAGGCCAACCTGTGGGAGCCTCAGAGGACGGGGCTCCCGATCTGGGCCGAGGGCCTGATGTTCTTCTACTGCTACATTCTGCTGCTGATTCTGCCCTGCGTGTCGCTGAGCGAGATCAGCATGCACGGCGAGCACCTCTCCCCACAGAAGATGATGCTCTACCCGGTCCTCAGCCTGGTCACCATCAACGTGGTCACCATCCTCATCCGCGCCGTCAACATGGTGCTCTTCCAGGACAGCCGCGTCTCCACCATCTTCATCGGCAAGAACGTGGTGGCCATCGCCACCAAGGCCTGCACCTTCCTGGAATACCAGCGGCAGGTGAAGGAGTTCCCGCAGAACGCCATCGCCATGGAGCTGCAGCAGAACTCGGTCACCCACAACCAGGCCCTGCCCAACTCCACCACGCTGCCGCACGAACAGTCCCCCGCCCGCGAGATCATCGACACATGA